A single Lolium perenne isolate Kyuss_39 chromosome 6, Kyuss_2.0, whole genome shotgun sequence DNA region contains:
- the LOC127307260 gene encoding cyclin-dependent kinase G-1 — MAAGRHGGYRGYEVARERESDLGASRRDKEYHHRQPSRHRDSDRRRDGGRGRDREPSNGHIRHRSPHLPPPKSRPSGRREEREPGEVSSGSGSEESRGRPLKAREPSLNGVAGVGSEGGVRSPSRKRKLSPVILDRNGSKPRIQDVVRSMEEVDSVAAELPDVSTPGTMDLDVPVDVQKVERLQEHDSNGIVVEDEEGEDVYAATRNIMTSRWADADDEEEIVPKKKKSVSPEQGSTKKVTSPELGDPRGNSSVSSDSGVVRCSPNGDVEVDKGDHTNAEEDAGEDSSALCTVHTVSESHASRSRTPETAGSSRRCINMLQGCRSVDEFKRLNTINEGTYGIVSRAEDMETGETVALKKVKMENEREGFPLTSLREINILLSFHHPSIVDVKEIVVGSGDSTYMVMEYMEHDLKAVMETMKQPYSQSEVKCLMLQLLEGVKYLHDNWVIHRDLKTSNILLNNRGELKICDFGLSRQYGSPLKPYTQLVVTLWYRAPELLLGATEYSTAIDMWSMGCIMAELLTKKPLFDGKRDIDQLSKIFKMLGTPNEGIWPGYSKLPGAKAKFPKQPYNKLREKFPAVSFTGGLTLSEAGFDLLNRMLTYDPETRISADAALKHEWFREAPLPQSRDLMPTFPSLNEQDRRMRKRVKSPDPLEEQRMKEQGSIGDRGIFG, encoded by the exons ATGGCCGCGGGGCGCCACGGTGGGTACCGGGGCTACGAGGTGGCGAGGGAGCGGGAGTCCGATCTGGGGGCTTCTAGGAGGGACAAGGAGTACCATCACCGCCAACCCAGCCGCCACCGCGACTCGGATCGTCGCCGCGATGGCGGCCGGGGCAGGGACCGGGAGCCGTCAAATGGGCACATCCGCCACCGCTCGCCGCACCTGCCACCACCGAAGAGCCGCCCATCtgggaggagggaggagagggagcccGGCGAGGTTTCCAGCGGCAGTGGCTCGGAAGAGTCTCGTGGGCGCCCTCTCAAGGCAAGGGAGCCGAGCCTGAATGGCGTTGCTGGAGTCGGTAGTGAGGGCGGTGTGCGTTCCCCAAGTAGGAAAAGGAAGCTCTCACCGGTTATTTTGGATAGGAATGGATCTAAGCCTCGCATTCAAGATGTTGTGAGGAGCATGGAAGAGGTAGACAGTGTGGCTGCTGAGCTCCCAGATGTTAGCACCCCTGGCACCATGGATTTGGATGTGCCAGTTGATGTGCAAAAGGTTGAAAGATTGCAAGAGCATGATAGCAATGGTATTGTTGTGGAGGATGAGGAGGGGGAGGATGTTTATGCAGCAACGAGAAACATTATGACTTCACGATGGGCAGATGCTGATGACGAGGAAGAGATTGTGCCCAAGAAGAAGAAAAGTGTGTCACCAGAACAAGGGTCCACAAAGAAGGTTACAAGCCCAGAGCTTGGAGACCCGAGGGGGAACTCCTCTGTGTCTTCTGACTCAGGGGTAGTACGGTGTAGTCCAAATGGGGATGTTGAGGTAGATAAGGGTGATCACACTAATGCTGAGGAGGATGCTGGCGAGGATTCTTCTGCTCTTTGTACGGTGCATACTGTTTCTGAGAGTCATGCATCTAGGTCTAGAACCCCAGAGACCGCAGGCTCCTCGCGTAGATGCATTAACATGCTTCAGGGTTGTAGGAGTGTTGACGAGTTCAAGAGACTCAACACAATCAATGAGGGTACTTACGGAATCGTATCTAGGGCGGAGGATATGGAAACTGGTGAGACTGTTGCATTGAAGAAGGTCAAGATGGAGAATGAACGAGAAGGTTTCCCACTGACTTCTCTAAGGGAAATAAATATCCTGTTATCTTTCCATCACCCTTCAATCGTGGATGTTAAAGAAATTGTTGTTGGGAGTGGTGATAGCACTTACATGGTGATGGAGTACATGGAACACGATCTTAAGGCGGTCATGGAGACTATGAAGCAACCATATAGTCAAAGCGAGGTCAAATGTTTGATGCTTCAGCTGCTAGAGGGTGTGAAGTATCTTCATGACAATTGGGTAATTCACAG GGATCTCAAGACATCTAATATTCTCTTGAATAACCGTGGTGAGCTGAAAATATGTGATTTCGGGCTCTCTCGTCAATATGGCAGCCCATTAAAGCCTTACACTCAATTGGTTGTGACTTTGTGGTACAG GGCTCCAGAATTACTGTTAGGAGCAACGGAGTATTCTACTGCTATTGATATGTGGTCCATGGGCTGTATTATGGCAGAGCTCCTGACAAAAAAGCCACTATTCGATGGGAAACGCGACATTGATCAACTGAGCAAG ATATTTAAAATGCTTGGTACACCCAATGAGGGTATATGGCCTGGTTATTCAAAATTACCTGGTGCCAAGGCCAAATTCCCCAAACAACC GTACAATAAATTAAGGGAAAAGTTTCCAGCTGTATCTTTCACTGGCGGGCTGACCTTGTCAGAAGCTGGATTTGACCTGCTAAACAGAATGCTGACGTACGATCCAGAGACG CGCATATCAGCAGATGCTGCCTTGAAGCATGAATGGTTCCGTGAAGCACCCCTCCCTCAGTCGAGGGATTTAATGCCAACATTTCCTTCTCTGAATGAACAAGATAG GCGTATGCGAAAACGTGTGAAGAGTCCTGATCCTCTGGAGGAGCAGCGGATGAAAGAACAAGGGAGCATAGGTGATCGTGGCATTTTTGGCTGA